A genomic stretch from Caldicellulosiruptoraceae bacterium PP1 includes:
- a CDS encoding ACT domain-containing protein: MLVKQISVFLENKSGRLAEVTKLLGENDIQILALSIADTTDFGILRLIVNKPDIALEVLKENGYTVSGTEVIGISVEDKPGGLSRVLEILFKYDVSIEYMYAFVGKITDEALVILKVDRPEFAIKVLRENNIKILDPKDVYTM, from the coding sequence ATGCTTGTAAAACAGATATCAGTTTTTCTAGAAAACAAGTCAGGAAGGTTAGCAGAAGTAACTAAGTTACTGGGGGAAAATGATATACAAATATTAGCACTTTCTATTGCTGATACTACTGATTTTGGGATATTAAGACTTATTGTTAATAAACCAGATATTGCTTTAGAGGTTTTGAAAGAGAATGGATATACAGTATCTGGGACCGAGGTTATTGGAATTTCTGTTGAAGATAAGCCAGGTGGTTTATCAAGAGTACTAGAAATTTTATTTAAATATGACGTTAGTATAGAATATATGTATGCTTTTGTTGGTAAGATAACAGATGAGGCATTAGTAATCTTAAAGGTTGATAGGCCAGAGTTTGCTATTAAGGTTCTTCGAGAGAATAACATAAAGATACTTGATCCTAAAGATGTATATACAATGTAG
- the miaA gene encoding tRNA (adenosine(37)-N6)-dimethylallyltransferase MiaA, with the protein MKKKVIIIAGPTATGKSDVAIELAQKLNGEIISADSMCVYKYMDIGTAKPSIDQRNLVKHYLIDIVFPNEDYNVAKFQKDATLAIDEIYEKNKIPIIVGGTGFYIKSLMDMTKFPETSTDPRLREYLYNLANDMGNNYVYQMLQKIDEVAARNVHPNNLKRVIRYIEIYEQTKRKPSEFLDQIKNCQNQAFDFKAICFQIDRQLLYQRINLRVDKMISAGLIDEVEKLLNMGYSKELKSMQGLGYKQIIPYLEGKLSKEDAIDELKLRTRQFAKRQIIWFKYQGEFNYLDITNLDFSNLVKKCFDICKSVV; encoded by the coding sequence ATGAAGAAAAAAGTTATTATTATTGCAGGGCCAACTGCTACTGGTAAATCAGATGTTGCAATTGAATTGGCTCAAAAATTAAATGGTGAAATTATATCTGCAGACTCTATGTGTGTTTATAAATACATGGATATTGGTACAGCAAAACCTTCTATTGATCAAAGAAATCTAGTTAAGCATTACTTGATAGATATTGTTTTTCCTAATGAAGATTATAATGTTGCTAAATTTCAAAAAGATGCAACATTAGCAATAGATGAAATATATGAAAAAAATAAAATACCAATTATCGTTGGAGGAACTGGTTTTTATATTAAATCATTAATGGATATGACAAAATTCCCTGAAACAAGCACTGATCCAAGGTTAAGAGAATATCTTTATAACCTAGCAAATGATATGGGCAATAATTATGTTTATCAAATGCTTCAAAAAATAGATGAAGTTGCAGCAAGAAATGTTCATCCAAATAATTTAAAAAGAGTAATAAGATATATTGAGATATATGAACAGACCAAAAGAAAACCATCAGAATTTTTAGATCAGATAAAAAATTGTCAAAATCAAGCATTTGATTTTAAAGCTATATGTTTCCAAATTGATAGACAATTACTTTATCAAAGAATAAATTTGAGAGTTGATAAAATGATTTCAGCAGGACTAATTGACGAGGTTGAAAAATTATTAAATATGGGATATTCAAAAGAATTAAAATCTATGCAGGGTTTAGGTTATAAACAGATAATACCATATCTAGAAGGGAAATTATCTAAAGAAGATGCAATAGATGAATTAAAGCTAAGAACCAGACAATTTGCCAAAAGACAGATTATATGGTTTAAATATCAAGGAGAATTTAATTATCTAGATATTACTAATTTAGACTTTTCAAATTTGGTAAAAAAATGTTTTGACATTTGCAAAAGTGTGGTATAA
- a CDS encoding indolepyruvate oxidoreductase subunit beta: MTKSILVVGVGGQGNLLLSRILGDVFLSKGFDVKISEVHGMAQRGGSVVTYVKFGEKIYSPLIEKNEADFILAFEKLEGLRWIDYLKDDGVLILNDYEIPPMSVISGISKYPDVISILEKQNLNYKLVDLNSVVNKLNSSRVMNIALLGYFSKYFDFSEQDWIDAIKRNIKEKFIDINLKAFSFGKEL; encoded by the coding sequence ATGACGAAAAGTATATTAGTTGTTGGTGTAGGAGGACAAGGAAATCTTCTTTTGAGCAGAATCCTTGGTGATGTCTTTTTATCAAAAGGATTTGATGTAAAAATATCAGAGGTTCATGGGATGGCACAACGTGGAGGAAGTGTTGTAACATATGTTAAATTTGGAGAAAAGATTTATTCTCCATTAATTGAAAAAAATGAAGCAGATTTTATTCTTGCATTTGAAAAATTAGAAGGGCTACGTTGGATTGATTATTTAAAAGATGATGGGGTTCTAATATTAAATGATTATGAAATTCCACCAATGAGTGTTATATCTGGAATATCGAAATACCCAGATGTAATATCTATTTTAGAAAAACAAAATTTAAATTATAAATTAGTAGATTTGAATAGTGTTGTAAATAAACTTAATTCTTCAAGGGTAATGAATATAGCATTATTGGGATACTTTTCAAAATATTTCGATTTTTCTGAACAAGATTGGATAGATGCCATAAAAAGAAATATAAAAGAAAAGTTTATTGATATTAATCTAAAAGCATTTTCTTTTGGGAAAGAGTTATAA
- the mutS gene encoding DNA mismatch repair protein MutS, producing MQNLTPMMQQYLEIKEKVKDAILFFRLGDFYEMFFDDAIIASKELEIALTGRDCGLDERAPMCGVPYHSANTYISKLIEKGYKVAICEQVEDPKLAKGIVKREITRIITPGTFIDENQFDNKKNNYVCCIIKNNNFYGIAFCDISTGELLATEFYEDKSLLLNEIGKFNPKEILIDDQDVTNVEIIKSNYNIFIQKIGKVSINETEGIILELIKKEPYGLSITLKICLSTLLKYLHETQKISLDFINNISIYNIQSFMGIDINTKRNLELVENLTTHSKKHSLLDILDNAKTAMGSRLIRKWLEQPLVDVIEINKRLEAVEELYKNFGLLNSITELLSNIYDIERLCSKFAYLSINARDLNLLKKSIYNLPELKRLLKSCNSKLLKLIAEDLDTLEDIYQLIDNSIIEQPPISIKEGGIIKDGFNKDIDYLRNISTNSKQMLASYEEQEKAKTGIKNLKVGYNKVFGYYIEVTKSNLNLVPDTYIRKQTISNGERYITEDLKKIENDIVNADSKLIDLEYQIFCSIRDDINDNLERIQKTVKCISILDALCSFAEISIRNRYIKPNVNLLDRIYIKNGRHPVVEEMIGIENFIPNDTDIDEENNRVIIITGPNMAGKSTYMRQVALIVIMAQIGCFVPATEATIGIVDKIFSRIGASDNITYGQSTFMVEMSEVANILKNATHKSLIIFDEVGRGTSTYDGLSIAWSVVEYVANKYKIGAKTLFATHYHELTELEEKLNGVKNYRVEVKEEGKNIIFLRKIVRGGSDSSYGIHVARIAGIPEEVLERAEEILIKLEEADINRKDVTKKIKKEIKRELQDQIDLFNYKKEDIIEKIKSLDIMNLTPLQALYILSELKNQVLSINERI from the coding sequence ATGCAAAATCTTACTCCAATGATGCAACAATATTTAGAAATAAAAGAAAAAGTTAAAGACGCTATTCTTTTTTTCAGATTAGGTGACTTTTATGAAATGTTCTTTGATGATGCTATTATAGCCTCAAAAGAGCTTGAAATAGCATTGACAGGGAGAGACTGTGGATTGGATGAAAGGGCACCAATGTGTGGTGTTCCTTATCATTCAGCTAATACATATATTTCAAAATTAATTGAAAAAGGATACAAAGTTGCAATATGTGAACAGGTAGAAGATCCAAAGTTAGCTAAAGGTATAGTAAAAAGAGAAATAACAAGAATAATTACACCTGGAACTTTTATTGATGAAAATCAATTTGATAACAAAAAAAACAATTATGTTTGCTGCATTATAAAAAATAATAATTTTTATGGAATTGCTTTTTGTGATATTTCTACTGGTGAATTACTTGCAACAGAATTTTATGAAGATAAATCCTTATTATTGAATGAGATTGGTAAATTTAATCCAAAAGAAATATTGATTGATGATCAAGATGTAACAAATGTTGAAATTATTAAGTCAAACTATAATATATTTATTCAAAAAATTGGAAAAGTAAGTATTAATGAAACAGAAGGAATTATTCTTGAACTTATCAAAAAAGAACCCTACGGACTTTCAATTACATTAAAAATATGCTTAAGTACATTATTAAAATATTTACATGAAACACAAAAGATTTCTCTTGATTTCATTAATAATATATCAATCTATAATATTCAAAGTTTTATGGGAATTGATATTAATACAAAAAGAAATTTGGAGCTAGTAGAAAATTTAACAACACATTCTAAAAAACATAGTTTACTTGATATTTTAGATAATGCTAAAACAGCAATGGGATCAAGACTTATTAGAAAATGGTTGGAACAACCGCTTGTTGATGTAATTGAAATAAATAAAAGACTTGAAGCAGTTGAGGAACTTTATAAAAATTTTGGTTTATTAAATAGTATAACAGAACTTTTATCAAATATTTATGATATAGAAAGATTATGTTCTAAATTTGCATATCTATCAATTAATGCTCGTGATTTAAATTTACTGAAAAAATCAATTTATAATCTTCCAGAATTAAAAAGATTATTAAAATCATGTAATAGTAAATTATTAAAACTAATAGCAGAAGATCTCGATACTTTAGAAGATATCTATCAATTGATAGATAATTCAATAATTGAACAACCGCCTATTAGCATAAAAGAAGGTGGTATAATAAAAGATGGTTTTAATAAAGATATTGATTATCTTAGAAATATCTCAACTAATAGTAAACAGATGTTAGCAAGTTATGAGGAACAGGAAAAGGCAAAAACTGGCATTAAGAATTTAAAAGTTGGTTATAATAAGGTTTTTGGGTATTATATAGAAGTTACAAAGTCAAATTTAAATTTAGTACCAGATACTTATATAAGGAAACAAACAATTTCTAATGGCGAAAGATATATAACTGAAGATTTAAAAAAGATAGAAAATGATATTGTAAATGCTGATAGTAAGTTAATAGATCTTGAATATCAAATTTTCTGTTCAATTAGAGATGATATTAATGATAATTTAGAGAGAATTCAAAAGACAGTAAAATGTATATCAATATTAGATGCATTATGTTCTTTTGCAGAAATATCTATTAGAAATAGGTATATAAAGCCTAATGTCAACTTACTAGATAGAATTTATATAAAGAATGGTAGACATCCTGTTGTAGAAGAAATGATTGGTATAGAAAATTTTATACCTAATGATACAGATATAGATGAAGAAAATAATAGAGTTATAATTATTACAGGGCCTAATATGGCAGGGAAATCAACATACATGAGACAGGTTGCTTTAATTGTTATTATGGCTCAAATTGGTTGCTTTGTTCCTGCCACAGAAGCTACAATTGGAATTGTAGATAAAATATTTTCTAGAATTGGAGCTTCTGATAACATTACTTATGGTCAAAGTACATTTATGGTTGAAATGAGTGAAGTAGCAAATATCCTAAAAAATGCTACACATAAAAGCTTAATTATTTTTGATGAGGTTGGAAGAGGAACAAGCACTTATGATGGTTTATCAATAGCATGGTCAGTTGTTGAATATGTAGCTAACAAATATAAAATTGGTGCTAAAACTCTTTTTGCTACACATTATCACGAATTGACTGAGCTAGAAGAAAAGTTGAATGGTGTAAAAAATTACAGGGTCGAGGTAAAAGAAGAGGGAAAAAATATTATTTTCTTGAGGAAAATAGTTCGTGGAGGTTCTGACTCAAGTTATGGAATTCATGTTGCAAGAATAGCCGGAATACCTGAAGAGGTATTGGAAAGAGCTGAAGAAATACTTATTAAACTGGAAGAAGCAGATATTAACCGAAAAGATGTAACAAAGAAAATAAAAAAAGAAATAAAAAGAGAGTTACAAGATCAAATTGATTTATTTAACTATAAGAAAGAAGACATAATTGAAAAAATAAAATCACTTGATATCATGAACTTGACTCCTTTACAAGCTTTATATATTTTAAGTGAATTAAAAAACCAAGTATTATCTATAAATGAGAGGATATAA
- a CDS encoding phenylacetate--CoA ligase family protein, whose translation MKYWNEPVECADRERLNQIKTMRLIDTVKRVYFNVPHYRNKMQDYGLVPEDIKSLDDLKKLPFTTKQDLRDTYPYGLFATPLSEIVRIHASSGTTGKQTVVGYTRNDLTIWSEVMARTLIAAGADKHSFIQVAYGYGLFTGGLGVHYGAERIGASVIPISVGNTKRQVQLMVDFGTTLIACTPSYALYLAETIDELGIDKSELKLKSGVFGAEPWSENMRKEIELKLNLKAHDIYGLSEIIGPGVSFECEYQEGLHINEDHFIPEIINPETGEVLPEGSIGELVFTTVTKEGLPLIRYRTRDITSLNYEKCKCGRTLVRMNKVMGRTDDMIIVRGVNVFPTQIESVLLEIGDTSPHYQLIVDRVNNLDVLEVLVEVSENLFSDEVKKLEDLDRKITKAIEDTLGISVKVRLVEPKTIERSEGKAKRVIDKRKY comes from the coding sequence GTGAAGTATTGGAATGAGCCAGTTGAGTGTGCTGATAGAGAAAGGTTAAACCAAATTAAAACAATGAGACTAATTGATACTGTAAAAAGGGTTTATTTTAATGTTCCACATTACAGAAATAAGATGCAAGATTATGGCCTTGTGCCAGAAGATATTAAAAGTTTAGATGATTTAAAAAAGCTACCTTTTACAACAAAACAAGATTTGAGAGATACTTATCCTTATGGATTATTTGCAACACCGTTAAGTGAGATTGTTCGTATTCATGCATCTTCAGGAACTACTGGTAAACAAACAGTTGTAGGTTATACAAGAAATGATTTGACTATATGGTCTGAAGTAATGGCAAGGACATTAATTGCTGCTGGTGCAGATAAACATTCATTTATTCAAGTGGCTTACGGGTATGGTTTGTTTACAGGCGGATTAGGAGTTCATTATGGTGCTGAAAGAATAGGTGCTTCTGTTATACCAATTTCAGTTGGTAATACAAAAAGGCAGGTTCAACTGATGGTTGATTTCGGAACAACCTTGATTGCATGTACTCCTTCATATGCCTTATATTTGGCAGAAACTATTGATGAATTAGGCATAGATAAAAGTGAATTAAAGCTAAAATCAGGGGTATTTGGAGCTGAACCTTGGTCAGAAAATATGAGAAAAGAGATTGAATTAAAGCTAAATTTAAAAGCACATGATATTTATGGTCTTTCAGAAATTATTGGGCCAGGTGTATCTTTTGAATGTGAATATCAAGAAGGGCTACATATAAACGAAGACCATTTTATACCTGAAATAATTAATCCAGAAACTGGTGAAGTATTGCCCGAAGGTTCAATAGGTGAGCTTGTTTTTACAACTGTAACTAAAGAGGGTTTACCTCTCATTAGATATAGAACAAGAGATATAACTTCATTAAATTATGAAAAATGCAAATGCGGAAGAACATTAGTTAGAATGAATAAGGTTATGGGAAGAACAGATGATATGATAATTGTAAGAGGAGTTAATGTATTTCCAACTCAAATTGAAAGTGTCTTACTTGAGATAGGAGATACATCACCTCATTATCAATTAATTGTAGATAGGGTAAATAACTTAGATGTACTTGAAGTACTTGTAGAAGTTTCAGAAAATCTATTCTCTGATGAAGTAAAGAAATTAGAAGATCTTGATAGGAAAATAACAAAAGCAATTGAAGACACATTAGGTATATCAGTAAAAGTAAGACTTGTTGAACCTAAAACAATTGAAAGAAGCGAAGGGAAAGCAAAAAGAGTTATAGATAAAAGAAAATATTAG
- a CDS encoding small, acid-soluble spore protein, alpha/beta type, whose amino-acid sequence MARTRKKLVPEATPAMDKLKNETASEVGVQLQPYNGNITAKQAGTIGGYMVKKMIQDYQNRVKGQ is encoded by the coding sequence ATGGCAAGAACAAGAAAAAAGTTGGTTCCTGAAGCAACTCCAGCAATGGATAAGCTAAAAAATGAAACAGCATCAGAAGTAGGAGTTCAATTACAGCCATATAATGGTAACATTACAGCAAAACAAGCAGGAACAATTGGTGGGTATATGGTAAAAAAAATGATTCAAGATTATCAAAATAGAGTTAAAGGTCAATAA
- the miaB gene encoding tRNA (N6-isopentenyl adenosine(37)-C2)-methylthiotransferase MiaB yields MISEKNLDYIEKNNTKKKYHIITYGCQMNVHDSEKLAGMLNSMAYEETDNINEANLVIFNTCAVREHAESRVYGNIGPLKKYKEKKDEFIIAVCGCMPQQSGVAEKIAKLFPFIDIIFGTKNLYRFPEMLYNAFISNKTIIDVRDDEDVVVEGVPVARKEGVSAFVNIIYGCNNYCTYCIVPYVRGRERSRKSDEIIFEIENLAQSGVKEVTLLGQNVNSYGKDLDENISFAKLLSMVNDINGIERIRFVTSHPKDLSDELIDAMANLDKVCEHIHLPIQSGSSRILKEMNRKYTKEDYLKLIEKLKYKVKDIAITTDIIVGFPGEEEEDFQETLDVVKKVQFDSAFTFIYSKRKGTKAAELENQVPDDIKHNRFNRLLDVVEDIALNKNKKLIGKTFEVLVDGYSKKNNLLTGRTRTNKLVNLKGSTDLMYKNVNVYITDATQHWLLGEVR; encoded by the coding sequence ATGATTTCTGAAAAAAATCTTGATTATATTGAAAAGAATAATACTAAAAAGAAATATCATATTATAACTTATGGTTGTCAAATGAACGTTCATGATTCCGAAAAATTAGCTGGTATGTTAAATTCAATGGCCTATGAAGAAACAGATAATATTAATGAAGCAAATCTGGTAATATTTAATACTTGTGCAGTTAGAGAACACGCAGAATCAAGGGTATATGGCAATATTGGACCATTAAAAAAATATAAGGAGAAAAAAGATGAATTTATTATTGCTGTTTGCGGATGTATGCCACAACAAAGTGGTGTTGCTGAAAAAATAGCAAAATTATTTCCTTTTATTGATATTATTTTTGGGACTAAAAATTTATATAGATTTCCAGAAATGCTTTATAACGCATTTATTTCAAATAAAACAATTATTGATGTTCGAGATGATGAAGATGTTGTTGTAGAAGGAGTTCCTGTTGCTCGTAAAGAAGGCGTATCTGCTTTTGTAAATATTATTTATGGGTGTAATAATTATTGCACATATTGTATTGTTCCTTATGTAAGAGGGCGAGAAAGAAGTAGAAAATCAGATGAAATAATTTTTGAAATAGAGAATTTGGCCCAAAGTGGTGTAAAAGAAGTAACCTTATTAGGCCAAAACGTAAACTCATATGGTAAGGATCTTGACGAAAATATTTCTTTTGCTAAATTATTGTCTATGGTAAATGATATAAATGGAATAGAAAGAATAAGGTTTGTAACTTCTCATCCAAAGGATTTATCAGATGAATTAATAGATGCAATGGCAAATTTAGATAAAGTTTGCGAACATATTCATTTACCTATTCAGTCGGGTAGTTCAAGAATATTAAAAGAAATGAATAGAAAATATACTAAAGAAGATTATTTAAAACTTATTGAAAAACTAAAATATAAAGTTAAAGACATTGCAATAACAACTGATATTATAGTAGGATTTCCTGGAGAAGAAGAGGAAGATTTTCAAGAAACACTCGATGTAGTTAAAAAAGTCCAATTTGATTCAGCTTTTACATTCATTTATTCAAAAAGAAAAGGAACTAAGGCTGCAGAGCTTGAAAATCAAGTACCAGATGATATTAAACATAATAGATTTAACAGACTTCTCGATGTTGTTGAAGATATTGCATTAAATAAGAATAAAAAATTAATTGGAAAAACTTTTGAAGTCTTAGTTGATGGTTATTCAAAAAAGAATAATCTTCTTACAGGGAGAACAAGAACAAATAAACTTGTTAACTTAAAAGGAAGTACTGATTTAATGTATAAAAATGTAAATGTATATATAACAGATGCAACACAGCATTGGCTCCTTGGTGAGGTGAGATAG
- the mutL gene encoding DNA mismatch repair endonuclease MutL, whose translation MGEIVKLSESSKNKLAAGEVIERPSSALKELVENSIDAGSSLINIDIYGGGIKKLSVYDNGKGFLKEDLDIAFERHTTSKIKQFEDIFQLKTFGFRGEALASIAAVSKVTVTTKHFSEEIGSQIRIEGGKKVYLKEVPFEKGTLINVEDLFFNTPARLKFLKSPSSELKQCVDIIERCALANPNISFKLNIDGKQSFFTPGDNNLTSAILSLYGTEIYKNLVEINFEFEKGRIYGYFVQPAINRSNRTGYFFYVNRRPVKNRIISLAIDEAFKNNIMANRFPIIFLFIDINPEDIDINVHPQKSEVKFVDERLIFKLIMLAINDAFENRIKITNIQGITHANTDKKELINLNSDEFDNIQLHQNINNKLNSSNNSQKTLFDNNYLGVMTGINNEYTPIKTHQQAFNINSNKQEEIIVNQVVNIDQNDQIKIVGYLFNTYIAVQKSDLLYLIDQHAVHEREIYNNLKKMFNEGSILRQQLLSPIILNLTNKEKIIVLGNLDLFNKLGFEIEDFGSNTIAIRTQPLITTKIKIKVKIEDIISELLLEKDNNDLSRFIDDILKKLSCSLAIKGGDYISDFDKNYIVKLALEENILFCPHGRPTTLELSRTQIEKYFKRR comes from the coding sequence ATGGGTGAGATTGTAAAATTATCTGAAAGCTCAAAAAATAAATTAGCTGCTGGTGAGGTAATTGAAAGGCCTTCATCAGCATTAAAGGAATTAGTTGAAAATTCAATTGATGCCGGTTCTTCTCTTATAAATATTGATATATACGGTGGTGGTATAAAAAAACTTAGCGTTTATGATAATGGTAAAGGATTTTTAAAAGAAGATTTGGATATTGCATTTGAAAGGCATACAACAAGTAAAATTAAGCAATTTGAGGATATTTTTCAATTAAAAACATTTGGTTTTCGCGGTGAGGCTCTTGCTTCAATTGCTGCTGTTTCTAAAGTAACTGTAACAACAAAACATTTTTCTGAAGAAATAGGTTCCCAAATAAGAATTGAAGGTGGCAAAAAAGTATATTTAAAAGAGGTACCGTTTGAAAAAGGAACATTAATTAATGTAGAAGATCTATTTTTCAATACACCTGCGAGACTAAAATTTTTAAAATCTCCATCGTCTGAACTAAAACAATGTGTTGATATAATAGAAAGATGTGCTCTTGCTAACCCTAATATTTCATTTAAGCTTAATATTGATGGTAAGCAAAGCTTTTTTACCCCTGGTGACAATAATTTAACATCAGCTATTCTTTCATTATATGGAACTGAAATTTATAAGAATCTTGTAGAGATTAATTTCGAATTTGAAAAAGGAAGGATTTATGGATACTTTGTTCAACCTGCAATAAACAGATCTAATAGAACTGGGTACTTCTTTTATGTAAATAGAAGACCTGTTAAAAATAGAATTATTTCTTTGGCTATTGACGAAGCTTTCAAAAATAATATAATGGCAAATAGATTTCCAATAATATTTTTATTTATTGACATAAATCCTGAAGATATTGATATTAACGTTCATCCTCAAAAAAGTGAAGTCAAATTTGTTGATGAAAGACTAATATTTAAATTAATTATGCTTGCTATTAATGATGCATTTGAAAATAGAATAAAAATAACAAATATTCAAGGGATAACACATGCAAATACTGATAAAAAAGAATTGATTAATCTAAATTCTGATGAATTTGATAACATACAATTACATCAAAATATCAATAATAAATTAAATTCATCAAATAATTCTCAAAAAACCTTATTTGATAACAATTACCTAGGAGTAATGACAGGTATAAACAATGAATATACGCCAATAAAAACTCATCAACAAGCGTTTAATATAAATAGTAATAAACAAGAAGAAATAATTGTTAATCAAGTAGTAAATATTGATCAAAATGACCAAATAAAGATTGTAGGGTATTTATTTAACACTTATATTGCCGTTCAAAAAAGTGATTTATTATATTTGATTGATCAACATGCAGTCCATGAAAGAGAGATCTATAATAACCTAAAAAAGATGTTTAACGAAGGGAGTATACTAAGGCAACAGCTTTTGAGCCCTATTATATTAAATCTTACAAATAAAGAAAAAATAATAGTTTTGGGAAATCTGGATCTTTTCAATAAACTAGGTTTTGAGATTGAAGATTTTGGTTCAAATACTATTGCTATTAGAACTCAGCCACTAATTACTACAAAAATAAAAATAAAAGTTAAAATAGAAGATATAATATCAGAATTATTATTAGAAAAAGATAACAATGATTTAAGTAGATTTATTGATGATATTTTAAAAAAACTTTCATGTTCTTTAGCAATAAAAGGTGGAGATTATATTTCTGACTTTGATAAAAATTATATTGTAAAGCTTGCACTCGAAGAGAATATTTTATTTTGTCCTCATGGAAGGCCAACCACTTTAGAACTTTCTCGAACTCAGATAGAAAAATATTTTAAACGACGTTAG
- the hfq gene encoding RNA chaperone Hfq, whose protein sequence is MAKGNVNLQDLYLNQIRRDKIPVTVFLSSGFQLKGTIKGFDNFTLIIETDNNKQQLVYKHAITTILPSKQVTFASQQNNQQNENK, encoded by the coding sequence ATGGCAAAAGGGAATGTAAACCTACAGGATTTATACCTTAATCAAATTCGAAGAGATAAAATACCAGTAACAGTATTTCTTTCAAGTGGGTTTCAACTAAAAGGTACCATAAAAGGATTTGATAACTTTACATTAATTATTGAAACTGATAACAACAAACAACAATTGGTTTATAAACATGCAATTACTACAATTTTACCATCAAAACAAGTAACTTTTGCTTCACAACAAAATAATCAACAAAATGAGAATAAATAA